The following is a genomic window from Mus pahari chromosome 1, PAHARI_EIJ_v1.1, whole genome shotgun sequence.
TCCATTAGGAAAACGCCAGCGAGCTTGTCAACAGATTCTGCTGCTCCCTGAAGATGTACCGCTTGCCTCTGGCACACAAGCTGCCCAGGCTGCTCAGGTACACAGTAGGCAGACTGCTTGGCTGCAGAGCACTGTAGTTTTCTAGGCCCAGTCTCAGTACTGCCTCCAtctgtccctcctcagcagtccagggaggggaagaaggctgCCCAAGGTCCCGCACAAGATGAGAGCTCATTTCTTAGTGCTTCCAGCAGGTGGCAACTCAGTCCCTCGACCACATCCCTTTCTTAGTACCCCAGACTTCTGTCAGACTCCCCGTTTTTACTCAACACTCAATAACTGGCTGCCCCCACACCATCCCTGCTGCCCCTCATGTGGGGGAAGAAGGTGGGTGGGCAATAAAAGTACAGCCACAAAGCCCTGAACACAGGATGAAAAGAAaccaaatccttttttttttttttttttttttttaataaatttaagaacaattccacctttctcctctccccaaaGCAATTAATACTAACTAGAAGAGAGCTTGGCCAGGGTAGAGGGGCGCAGGGTGCTAGGAGTCATAATCCTCTTCACCCTCTGCATCGGCCGCTGAGGGGCCGGGGGGCGCTGGCGGCAAAGGCAGGGGAGACGCAAAGGGCATGAAGGGAGTTGGAGGGCTGCAGGATAAAGGAAATCTGGCTTGCCACTGTGCTGTGCCCAGCCCACAGGCCTCGCCCCCTCCTCCGGAGGCAGAGGTGGTCAAGGCGGCCCCCAGGAGGGAAGGTCCCAGCAAGGACCACTCTCCAGACTCTCCCCCTGACTACAGTGGAGACAAGACCTTCTCAGAGCAAGCTCTTGTGTCTAATGTCCCCTCCCATTCCCTCAGTCAGCTGCCACCACCAAGTGGCCAGGGAAGGAAACCTAACTGGCTCTGGGGAGTTTGGCTTGCCCCTTTCTGGTGCTTCTGGGGTGCTCACCTCTGAAAGTGGGCAGGAGGGTGACTGGCTTGGGGTGGAGGCTGTGGTGTCTCGTCTTCCCCATCAGTATCTGTGCCCTCAGACTCATCCTGAGAGCGTGGGAGGGGTCAGGGTTAATGAGAAGGCCTGGACCCATCTCTGGGGAGCCCAGACCCCCTGGGAGAGGAACGGAGATGGAGGAGCAAGAGGTGGCAGACAAGGCTGAGGCCATCACCCATCGGCCTCACTCACCTCCTGCTCCGAGTCTGTCCCGGACAGCTTCTTGTCTTTGCCTTTGCTTCCGGTGCCTCCATTCTTCCTGCCACTGCTGCCCGGTTTCCGGCCCCTTCGGGAAGGTACAGTCCATCTGCCCAGAGGACTCTCTCCTCCTGGTTCACCCCCCAGCCACCCCCAACCCTtgtggccttggccttccccacCTGTATACCTGGTCTTGGCTACCCACCTTCGAGGACCCTTGTCCCCATCCACGTGGTtgtcttccccatccccctgcatGTCAGGCACTGATGCCACCAAGTCTTTCAAGAAGTCAAACTGCTGCTCAAGCTCAATGCACTGCTTCCTgaagaagtgggagaggaagggattCAAATGGGGCCCCCCAAAACACTTAGGGAAGGATGCAAACAGCCTCTTCCTGTCAGTACAGTGGAACATGAAAAATACCCCTCTTTACTCCCACCAGGCCTCCCGGGCGGGCCGGTGGCTCGGTTCTGGTTGTATTCCCTCCGCCTGAAACACCTCATCTCTCCTGCATCAGTCCAAACCCACAAAGCTGGCCTTCCTCGGCCTCGGCCTCGCACCACTCCCCCTGTCAGAACTCTGCCTCCTCAAGAGCCCCTCCCAGCTCAGCGGCCACTCACAGGTGGGACGTGGTCATGGTTTTGGCATTTCGAGACTGGGTCACCTGGCAAGCCTTCTTCAACAGGGACTCCAGGAAGAGCTCAAGTGCCCGGGCTAGAGATGTCAAGGAGAATCCAAAAAGGGGAGTGCCGCAGTCCCGCCCCACGCCCCTCAGCCCAGCCGGCCCCTAGTTGGATACAGATGATGACAGGCACAGCTGCCGCCACCTTCCCAATCTCTTCGTCCGTCTGCATGATCTTCTTGATCCGCGCCTGCcgaaaagaaggggagagagctCGGCTCCTGCGTCCCTAACAAGGGTGCTGAGGGAACCGGGGGTATCccgggagaaggagaggggggcgGGGGGCACTAAGCCAGGAGGGCATGGAAGGGGCGGGGCGTCAGGCCGTGAACACCGAAAGGCACCCGCCCCCCCACCAGCAGGACCTGGGCCCAAGCCTCCCCGGAGCCCTGCCTGCCGAGGCCCATCCCGGCCACGTGCTCACCGGCGGAAACCGCGCGTTGTACTTCTTCTTCTTGCTTGGCATCTCGGGGCCTCTCGTTGCGCCGGGCCCAGCGCCGCCGCCCGCAGCCTCCGGGCCCCGGGCCTGTTCGCCGCCGGCCCGCCGCGGTTCCCCCCCCCCGGGTCTTGGTGCCGCTTACTCCGCCCACACCACTTCCCGCAGGGTCCTAGTGCCGCCCGTAGAAAAGCAGCTCCCAAACCCGAGCGCCGGGCTTCGGATCCGCCGGGGCGGTGCGCGTCCTTCTCGGGGCTCGCCCGCCACGCCCACCCGCCCCCCAAGCTAAAGTACGAACGTTAGCTCCGCCTCCAGAAGACCCGCACCTCCCGGGATTCTCGCGCCGGCTCCGCCCCTGGACGCAGCCCGCCCCTTCCCCTGGAGCCCCCGCCCCTAGCCTTCTGGTTCCGCCTCTGGCCCCGCCCCGTGACTGTGTTTGTCTATAAAGTTGTTGTTGAGGTGGCGGGACCCTAAGATGGCGGCGGCGGCCGTGGCAGGGGCGGGGCGCGGCGggggtggcggcggcggcggcggcggcggcggcggcggcggcgcagaCCCCGGGCAGGAACGGAGCCGGGCCCGAAGTTGGGTTGGCGCGGAACGAAGCGAAGGCCGGAGGTGACTGCGGGGTGGCGAGAGGGACGGCCCCCGGGGTGGAGGCAACCCTTAAGCTGTGGGCACTAATGGCGGCGGGTGTGGTAGGGCTGGAGCCTGGTCCTCGCGCAGCCTCGGTCCTATCTGGTTCGAGTCCGGATGGTACCCATTGACCCCCGATGGGCCGCTGCCCTCTCTGGCACTCAAAGCCTCGGTGTTTTCACTGTGCCCCCAATCGCTCACCGGGGGAGGCCTGgccctctccagcctcagcctctgaggtTGGCAACCCTGCGTTTTGCCTACGTCCATTAAATTGCAGCGCCGCGCGACCTGCGGGACTCTAGTCCGGTGGTGTAGCAGAGCCCCGTGCCAGTTCACACTTAAGCTCTGGCGCTCTTACAGGCATGACCTTGGGCAAGCCCCTTTTCTTAAGAGTTTCAATTTCCTTGTTTGTAAACAGTGAAAGTAATACAATAGCGACTCCACCTCAGGCATCTTATTCTAGAGACAAATC
Proteins encoded in this region:
- the Drap1 gene encoding dr1-associated corepressor isoform X2; amino-acid sequence: MPSKKKKYNARFPPARIKKIMQTDEEIGKVAAAVPVIISRALELFLESLLKKACQVTQSRNAKTMTTSHLKQCIELEQQFDFLKDLVASVPDMQGDGEDNHVDGDKGPRRGRKPGSSGRKNGGTGSKGKDKKLSGTDSEQEDESEGTDTDGEDETPQPPPQASHPPAHFQSPPTPFMPFASPLPLPPAPPGPSAADAEGEEDYDS
- the Drap1 gene encoding dr1-associated corepressor isoform X1, translating into MPSKKKKYNARFPPARIKKIMQTDEEIGKVAAAVPVIISRALELFLESLLKKACQVTQSRNAKTMTTSHLKQCIELEQQFDFLKDLVASVPDMQGDGEDNHVDGDKGPRRWTVPSRRGRKPGSSGRKNGGTGSKGKDKKLSGTDSEQEDESEGTDTDGEDETPQPPPQASHPPAHFQSPPTPFMPFASPLPLPPAPPGPSAADAEGEEDYDS